Genomic window (Phragmites australis chromosome 5, lpPhrAust1.1, whole genome shotgun sequence):
TTAAATTTGCATGGTGCACTATGTGCCACTATTACAATTCACCTGGATACCTTCATTTTTTTGTTCTTATTAATtatttgtttatattttttggagaTCATATTTGATGTTTACTAAGTAAGAAAAGTTGTCGTTCACTTCATTGCATAAATTGACCATGTGAATATTTCTCAGGTTACCTACTACTTTAGACAGCCATGTGTAAATGACATAGTAATTTTCAAAAGCCCGCCAGTGCTACAGGCACTTACAAGTTACCCACATGTGCAGTGTTTCTTGATGGTATGTGTTGTTTGTTGATTCGAAATCTTTAGAATGTTCCCTTTCAGGAGGTTGGGTATACTGATAATGTCGTTTTCATCAAAAAGAGTAGTTGCCAGGGAGGGAGATGTTGAGGTTTGTTTCAAAATCTGAAACAGTTCTTCTGTGTGCAGCTATTGTAATACTGaaggttgaaaaaaaaaaaagaaaaaaagaaaagagagagaggttgaccaaaattttgactttttaATCCGTCGCTCGGATggccgatcggagaccgtgattgcgttcatctcgtcgagacgaacccattttgctattcatacatccgttccgggcactttgagacccgtagcgagcccaatgagtttagaccgttcgttatttaaaaaaaaaataaaaaaaaggataagtgttggatggatcggtcctcaatccgatccatccagacactTCGAGCAGTGAGCCgtgcgtctctctctctctcgtttgtctctctctctctctcgcgaactctctctccctctcctgccgacgccgcgccggccgccgcagcccagccgccggccgccgcgcccctgCAGCCGCCGCTGCGTCGCCGCGCGCCTGCCgtcgccgctgctgctgctatcGCCGGCGCTGCCGCTGCGCCGCCGTCCACGCGCCCCGCGCCGTGCGTTGCCGTGCCGCGCCGTCGGTCGCTGCGCGCTGCCGGCCGCCGGCGCTggctgctcctctctctctctgtgtgtccGCCGAAGCAGCACCCAGCCGGCCAAGCCACCCAGCGACACAGAGCAgagagaagccaggaagaaaggaagaaagagaaaggaaagaaaagaaggaagaaaagaaaagggaaaaaaaaagaagaagaaaagaaaaaaaaaagaggaaaaaaaaaaagaaaaagagggaaaaaagttggaaattttggaATTTCGTCGAATTTGTCGTCAAACTTTTGAAGGCGAATTTTCGGTAATTTTCTGGccgtttgtggttggattaaatcaacTCAGTTAttcgtgtcgtatcatttcatgtaatcaaTAGATCGATTCATTTTGATAATCGTGGTTGactcgaagatacgacatccgagttgCAGCATTCAGTTATTCGAAGTGAAATCTAAGTAATGAGGATTTTAGTTCAACCCTGAATTGGAAATAttgcatcatttcatgtaatacAGTTCTCTGTTCAGTGTCCGAAAGATCGGCGTAGACGTGACGTTTTCCGACGTagggttgacgcttcatattttatgtgttttaaatatgttttagtgctaatagcatacctgtacaggtggtacctcTTCTGGGCGGCCGTGATTTTGCTTTGGATTCGTCatttttggtaaaaggcaagtaacttGGGGGTGTGGTTctatgctatgtttatattcatgtcttacttcctTTGCAAACAGAGATTTGAAATATatggttttattttcaaatccATTTAATTTATGGATGTTGTTGCTTTTGATTATTTAAAACAATGCTTTCCTTATTAATCtggattgtacctttgtcttcatgaaATCAGTTTGTtttcatgaatcagttgtggttttcatcttgagctattcaaaaagaaatacagaattgacgtcaattcacatgcatacatatgcatttatgcacttcatatggtgataaaggccgatcactgccatcgcgcgtgattcgtaccggtacatggagttgcatgagatgttggcatcgtccaactctcaaatggagttgcatcatggcattcatacatctctctttatgtttttgttggagaatacagaattctggGGATTTGAATGCCATTTTGGGTGGAAGAACGGGTTAGAATTTGTCGTTATTTCCTCGACAAATATTCTGAAAGTGATAACCTCTTTAAAACCATGAGTTTTTGGCTTGTTGATGTGAGAAGGATGTGTATTTCCAAATACTTTCAAAATaaagtgagatgtgtttatatacatagctgttacttgctgagcttgtctcaccccctgttaaatcttttacaggtatgtttagttgCTGACGTGCATTGGGGTTGGATCTGGGTAGTTGCACGCACGCCCTCACCACAAAGTCGATAGTCACCCGGTGATTGAGTTGAGCTTTGTTGATGGGTTGACGATTGATTTGGTATATGTTGTGGtgagacgctggtagcgtcgtgaaggttATTTATATGTTGGTTATATCTGTTATGACTGCCTGAGATTGGTTTCTggtggtcagttataccgctCTTCAGAGGAAATGCTGctaaaattttctattttcagaTATTTAGGCTCAGTTGGaggtagggtgttacagctatATCCCTTGAGTTAAGACTGAATTATTTTCTTTATGTCCATGAATTCATCTTCTGTAGCGCTATTCTCTTTAAGCCAAACAAGCAAATATTTCCCGCTTACAGGTTAGGATGTGGCTAAATATTCCGAGCGTTATTTGTTTTTCTGGTTTATCTATTGCTTTTATTGTTTCATTGGTAGTATTCTTTACTGTATGTGAATTTCAGTACATTTCTCAAATGTTCTGTTTGGATAGATGAGATTTGGATCTGAAACCTGAACTAAATTCACCTCTAGAGCAATACCACTCCCAAACAACCCCCAACCccaaaattataaattttctaTGTACCATTGAAAAACTAGAATTCTTAAATACACATATGAAACAACTTTGCAATCTTATTAACCTTCACACTTCCCCTGCGCTTATGTTCAAATTCAACAACTTGATGTGTTGCAGGTTCATGAAGGAAAACTAGTTGTGAACGGTGAGGCTAGAAATGAAGAATTCATTCTTGAGCCACCTTCTTATTACATGAACCCGGTGGTAAGATATTTCCGAGCCTCTCATGAACAACATGTGAACTCCCTGCATAAATAACATTGTGTACGCTTTTTCTGTGTGGTTTATGTATGTAATATGAACTACACACATTCTGCAACACTTCCTAtggcaaaaaaaagaaaaaaaagaaaaagaaaaaaaaaaactcgactaATTCAATTGTATGACTAATTATGTTTTGTTGCACTACGGACACCAAGCAGTGGCTGTATATCTGTTGTTGTTTGTTACATGAATTTATAGGTTATGACTTATTAGACCCACTTTTAACACTTATTCTGCattaaataaaaagaagaaaattctTGCCTTTTGCTTTCTAAAATTCGATATAGGTTGAGAGATAATAAGATATATTTTCTCTTCAGCAGCATTTCCATATAAGACTTATTAGAATAAAACAAGCaggttatattaaaaaaaatattttttcgaTTATTTATGAACAAAGCAAAAAAGGTTTTATCAAACCCACCATAAAATTGGAAAGAAACATAGTAGATCTGACCCCTTGAATGATGCCTCTATCCTCTATTCTGATATATAAATTTGATGTGGTTAATTGTCAAGATATATAAAGTAAGTAGACATGGATATTTGTCATGTTTTTTAATCTACTTAGTCATGCTGATGCTATCTTTCCTTGCAGCAAGTACCTGAAAACTCAATTTTTGTAATGGGAGATAATCGAAATAACAATTATGATTCACATGTGTGGTAATATGTCAATATAATTCAAATTTCTGTTGATTTTTCTCATGTTGTCACTTATTTCATTTCAGAGTTTAACTGATGTGACTAGCACAATTGCACAATCTTTCCAGGCATCATCTTCCATCAAAATACATATTGGGGAGATCTATCTTTCAGTGTTGGTCTCTTGGTCGAATAGGGAGTACTGCCAAAGGTTGCTTTGTCCCTGAAACGAAATCAGTCTCCCTCATTGATGTCAAATTGACGAAGTAGATGTTCATCCTTTAGTTATTGTGGTTTGTGGTTTGTAGTTTGGAGCTTCACATGAGCTAATTTAGAGTATTCCTCTTTTTGTAGAATCCTATATAGGAATACTTGTTGGCAGCTTTATTAGAAATCATAAAGGGGAATACATTTCGTTGTCCTTGAAATTGGATGGAATGGTAAAAAGCACAGAAACCATTTTGCCTCAAGGTTTTGCTTGCTGTATATTAGGGAAAATTGATATTTATCTTCCGTCAATTGGAAGATTCTTGACCTAACGAGGGCATGAAACTGGAAAGGAAATGATTCAATTGTTGAAATCGAGATTTCAAAGCATTATGTAACCCTTGCACATCATAACCATGCACGCTCATTcttggaaaaaaaaacccatACTTTACAATGGGTTATCACAGTTGTTAAATTTTATTATAGATATGTTTTATTTCTGTCTGTTTATAAGTGTTAGTATTTTTGCGTTTGTTATAGATGGGTATCATAATATAGATGTCTGATTAATAACTGTATAGGTAATATAATTAGACAACTATTACTTTTACAAGTATTACAGATGGATTTACTGTAGGTTAAACAGCGCAGAGAAATTACTTGGATTATATCCTCCGGTGAGAAACAAATGATGCTACGCGAAAAGTGTAGTCGAACATTTTGTACATTGTTACCGGTATCTTTACAAATATTCAGGTTAGACACAAGCATCCGTAATCCCCTGTAAGGAACAAGAACCTCCGTAATCCCCATCAGCAAGCTCCACCCATCCACGTGCCTTGCCTTCCCAAATCCGAACGCGGTGACGTACGTCTGTACTCAGGCAGAGAGAGCTTAACAAACTCCCGCATCTTCCACTGGTTTGCTTGCGATGGTGCCCAACCTCAAAATCCATTTCCGTCCAGATTCCCTCCCGAAACGGCGACGACCCAGTTATGGCATCGCTATGCACATCAAAATGGCCACGATAAGGCACCCGGTCCTTCCCTTTTGCATGCGCTTGGGCACGCCTCATCCCTATCTCCTTCCACTACTACAAACCCTTTTGCACCGTCAGCTTTAAAACATtattcactgtcggttttatAACCGGTAATGGATAAGAGACAATGATAGTCTCAAACTATCACTATCGACTCGAGGATCACTGTGAAAGGTGTTATCATTATTGGCTGAAGGtttcagccgatagtgatagtcaactatcactgttggttgaaGTTTttagtcggcagtgatagccgactatcactgctggttgaaaGTTTCAGGGTTTAGAGCGCTGAGTCGATGTTTTTGGGTTAGAAAAATTGAAATTTCGAGGAACCTCACGCTCGGGCCGTTGCAAGTCATGCGATTTTTCGCGCACGTACAGTTCGTAACACTCGAACTCAGAATCTCTTAGCTCGCGTAATACGTACTTACAATCCAACTATAGAAGTCCTAATGATAGCAtgagcatatgcaatccttttgactaCTTCTATATGaaactttaaataattatttggatatctaaatgatttcaaatgaaaaagttttcaactacaaagttgtagatcttatcgaggactacaattttgatataaaatttgtcatcatctaatttcgtatgaaaaattatatatttttttaaaataaactgtcatccactatcactgccggctctagccacgaactggtaATGATACTATTACTATCGGCTCAAGtcatgaactggcagtgatactatcactgccaattcgTGGTtagagccaacagtgatagtcaAAATTTCACTACCGATTCATAATATAAACCAACGGTTAtaatatcattgtcggttcgtgCTAAAGCTGATAATGATAATCAAGTTtcatctagtttttttaataactTTTTATGCCAATCCTTGATACAACTGATAGTAATATTCTATCAGATTTATAAAAAACTAACAGTGATAAACCgatatataaaattatttttatagtgATGTACGTCCCTCCCTCTCTATGCAACACAGCACCTGGGCTGGACGCCTCTGCACCTCTAGCAGCAGTGGCGAACCAAGCAAAATATTGGTGGATACGTGTGCGCATGTCAGCGCGTGCGTGTCTCCTTCTGAtcctgctcctgctccagcgCTACCCCTACTACACCCGCACGTCATGCGAGTGCATGTGCGATGCTTGGCTTGAGATGGCCGGCTGGACCTTGCTGTGCCCAGTCGCCACACGCCAATCTTTTCTGCAAGTCGTACTGCACGTAAGCTTACgtttgtgtgtatatatgcCATGCGTATCGGCTGCCTCGGCGTTCATATCCATCGACCACACAACCATTCCAACCATCTCCTGCAACTGCTAGCTAGAGAAAACTGAGTGATAAGCCAATACATGGCTGGAGCTTACGTCTGCGCGGCGGTGCTGCTCGCGCTCGGCTGCGCGCTGGCCGTCGCCGCGGCCGAGCAGACAGAGTGGCTGAGGGCGCACGCCACGTTCTACGGCGGCGCTGACGCCTCCGGCACCATGGGTAAGCGCTCgcgaactctctctctctctctctctataaaAGATCGTGAAGTGAGTGCGTACGTGCAGGAGGGGCGTGCGGGTACGGGAACCTGTACGCGCAGGGGTACGGCACGCGCACGGCGGCGCTGAGCACGGCGCTCTTCAACAACGGCGCGTCGTGCGGGCAGTGCTACAAGCTCGTGTGCGACCGCAAGACGGACAGGACGTGGTGCAAGCCCGGCGTGTCGGTCACCATCACGGTCACCAACTTCTGCCCGCCCAACTGGGACCTCCCCAGCGACAACGGCGGGTGGTGCAACCCGCCGCGGCCGCACTTCGACATGGCGCAGCCGGCATGGGAGAAGATCGGCATCTACCGCGGCGGCATCATCCCTGTCATCTACAAAAGGTAACATTGCACGGTCTCGGAAATGTAACTTGCACGGTCTCGAGAATGTAAATTTCAACgaccgcatgcatgcatgttgagCACAAGATCTCACAGCAAAATATTGCTACGTTAACTTGCAGGGTTCCGTGCGTGAAGAGGGGCGGGGTGCGTTTCAGCATCAACGGGCATGACTACTTCGAGCTGGTGCTGGTGACCAACGTCGCGGGGCCCGGGTCGATCAAGGCCATGGACATCAAGGGCTCCAAGTCGGCGGGCTGGATGCCGATGGCGCACAACTGGGGCGCGAACTGGCACTCGCTCGCCTACCACAACGGCCAGGGCCTGTCCTTCAGGGTGACCATCACCGACGGCCAGACGATCGTCTTCGCCAACGTCGTGCCGCCCAACTGGAAGTTCGGCCAGACGTTTGCGAGCAACCTGCAGTTCAAGTGATCGAGCTAGCAAAGTCGTCATTCATTCCATGCGTACGTGAAGATGTTAGATGTTGGTCATGACATGGAAAAGGGCTGATTTACCATTTCTATAGGAGCTTGCCTGCTTAAAATTTTATAAGTAGTAATTGTGAGTTGCGcgcttgtgtgtgtgtgatgtACATAAAGAGACCCGGTCCATTCATTTCATTATGGTATACCCCCAAATAATTTGAGTACTAAATTAGGTCTCCTTATAACTCTTGTCATTTAATTGTTCTTGCGTTAGTGGCTGAGTTAATCATCATAACCGATGCATGCTGCTGATCCAAACGATTTTGATAACCCAAAATTCGAAGCTTAGAAGTTCCATCGATACAGCATTTGAGAACTTAAGTTGCAAATTTCTTTCTGATACTAGCAAGTAGAATATATACGTATAATTGAGTTAATCTACCTAGCTTGCTTGAATAGTAATTGTTGACTCTGCTACGTACACTGCAAAGCAACATCCGTAGTTGAGGAGACTTCCGAAGGTTAGCTCTCACAGCTTTACGTATGTAGCTCAACTACACGCCCGGAAGCAACGCTTTGACCTCGCCGCTG
Coding sequences:
- the LOC133917455 gene encoding expansin-A13-like, whose amino-acid sequence is MAGAYVCAAVLLALGCALAVAAAEQTEWLRAHATFYGGADASGTMGGACGYGNLYAQGYGTRTAALSTALFNNGASCGQCYKLVCDRKTDRTWCKPGVSVTITVTNFCPPNWDLPSDNGGWCNPPRPHFDMAQPAWEKIGIYRGGIIPVIYKRVPCVKRGGVRFSINGHDYFELVLVTNVAGPGSIKAMDIKGSKSAGWMPMAHNWGANWHSLAYHNGQGLSFRVTITDGQTIVFANVVPPNWKFGQTFASNLQFK